A stretch of DNA from Anopheles ziemanni chromosome 3, idAnoZiCoDA_A2_x.2, whole genome shotgun sequence:
CACACCCCTCTAACGGGTCTGTCAAAGGATCAGATGTCttgaacatttgaaaaaaaaactgttattCGAGTATGCACCCTTGCGAGTCTCAAGGGACTTGAATTTGTAATTGATTTTCTAAATCGTTTGATGTTACTCCAATATTTCactttaatttttccacccgaacTCGTAACAATTGAAGATTTATTATTTCCATTATAGTCATTGCTTGCTTCAGAGAAATATggccatttgtttttattctcaaCTAAATTCTTAGATCGAGAACCTTTATGGGAAAGGCTAATAAGTTCTTCCAAAATGTACGCAGTTAGGAAATATTTCTGAACCAACATGAACTCCACACTTTGGTATGATGCAGGTTAAAGTTAAATCCACATAAAAATAGTAATATAATAGTTAAAAATAGCGGGTAAACCTCGAAAGTTTCGGTACCTGCATGTAAGAGGTATAAGACTCAACCATGTGATGGAAGTTGAAATATTGGAAGTTCCATAAAAGAAACTGGAATTTCCATGCCAGGACaaatttttggatttttcttatgtttatAATACCTGACAAGCAAAGAGAGCAAATCTCATAAAACGCTCCTTTTATGTGTATTTTGTTGTGTAAAACTGCTTTCCATTGGCCTGTTGCCATAACGCATCATATGTCTGTGTATCTGAAGCCAAAATTaatgtttgcaaacaaaatcattGATGCTTTTTCCTCGACCCCAATCATGGAGGTGAAGGAAGACgagaaatttgattttaacgatctacttgattttttgtttttactaccCCACCAAGCGTCATCACTCCCTACCGTCGATTGCACGTAGAGCAAAGTGTGTATGCAAACCTACGACCTGCCAAGTCCAACTCCGGCAGGAAGTAGTCCGGGCTCCGGTTTTCACCTGAAACCGTTAGAACCCGCTCCGGCCGTACCCGCCGTCGCAGACGCGGCTGTAATTTGCATTGGCCGCGGGACTACCGTTCGGCGCAAATCGGCCGTACGGGATTTAAAGTCGTGAGCACTTCATTCGCAACACCCGCCCTTCAGCCGGTTCCCTTGGGCCAACCGAGCAGTACCAACCACCGATCGATCGTGATCGTTCAGATACCGTTCGCGAAAACGGAGGGGGCCGCTGTCGATCAACATTCAAGCGGCGAGTGAGAATGAGTGAAGTTTTTCCGACTGGATTCCGCGGTGAGAGGATGCGCttaaattattattgttggttttttttcctgcgttTTCGCTGTTCTTCTGGCTACTTTCACACAAATGCAGCGCCAAGACAAAACCGTTGCTGGTGCACACTCACGTAGAGCAAACGACGAACCCAAACAAGACGCGCCCCGGAACAGAGGCGCCAAGCCTGCGGTCTAGCGGAAACAGACACGTAGCGGTATTGGAGATCGCGAGTCTTCGTGTGCCTGTATGTCTGCATGTATGTGTATgattgtgtgtgtctgttttttttatcactcaATATTTAACCTAATTTCTCGGGACTTCACTTAGCGTTCCTCCTACTGTACGCTCAggcagacagacagacagacagatgGGCACGCAGGCAGGTTGTCCTTATTTCGTTGCACCACGTTTCCCGTCCAGTGGGTCTATTAACAGTAGGGATTCACAACGATCTCACAGCACGAAGTGCGAATATTTGGCcgatttcatcatcatcatccgcccACAACCGACCTCATCGGATCGGGAGCAAGAGTTCGAGTTTGACACAGTTGCCCCATGCGACGGGGTGTTTTCCTCCGTTGCTTCCTCTTGGCACGCTTTGTTCACTTTGCATTTCATGCTTACTTTCTCCGCGCACATGATCGTCATCGGCACCGCCACCGGTTTCATATCGGGCGAAAGATGCCACACCGCGAAAGCACCGTTTTACCTTATCGAGCGCCGAGATCGAGCTTGACTGCACAGGGAAGCACGACCGAGACACGTCCGCGCAACTCAGCTGGCCACTTTAGACTGACCGGTTCGATCGGCGATCGCCGAAGGTTCGTCTACAAGACGTGCTGCTTGCACGTGGATGTGAAATCTCCGTAGGATGGTCGATGGAGCGCGCGCGTCGATGCACCCCGGTGAGGTCTTCATCTGGGGTCCAGcgtgtttcttttcattcattgAACGACATCCGGACGATCATCCGGGTTTCATGAATCACCACTGTTTGTGACCTGTATTTTGTGATATTTGGGAAACACGTGCATACTTGGGAGgtgaataataaattgaaaacatgtaGGGCCGAAATgatgatttttaaatttttcaaatgttcgtCACCGGTTGCAGGAAAACATAACTATTTGTATAACCAGCAAATGTCTCAATTATAAAATGCATAAATAGTATccatttcaaattttatttttgattccgTTAAACTTTGCTTTATCATCTAAAGCGCCATGTTTACTTGCAGTGGAGGGAAATAGAACTAACTGACCAGTCGACGCTGTTTTATTACGCCCtaaggtatgcaaccgaattTGAGAGTGGCATGGTTTTTGCAAATCATTTTCTGAAAATCTAACAGAAGTTCTGTCACGGGTAGTGATGgagaaactgaatccctacaggggttcgaatctttcgattccaatccattctgagatccggatcttcgaatccgagtcccaatccgtcatatcatgcgTACCTACCAAATCTACagatttttcatattatttgttactttaacAATTGAACAATCAATAGTTGTATTGATCCAAAGGCTAAATCGAGCTTTTGAATGGTCCGCAGGATCATTTGGATCGCTATCGCTATCCGCTCCCGGGGGGAgctgtttcatttcagttcCGAGGAAACTACCCACCACTATGCGCACAATTTTGTCTGAAAAGAGAATTGAAAATTCTCTCGCAACATTTTGGAAATCTCTCTTTCGAAGAGAGAGATTGCGCATCGGGATCTTTCGAACTGGGTTTTCCTAGATCCCCCTGGGATTCCTAACTTGCAAATCTATGTCCATTTgacattctacccagcgttcgatttgtTTAAACTTACATCAATCAATAGAACGActagttatgtgactaattcgactcaaaaaATTGTGAGTCGaatcaaacagtttaggatcaagtcagaatcgaatcaaatctttagaatccgtcaaatgagatccaaatctttagaatctgtcagatgggattcgaatctttagaatctgtcaaatgggattcgaatctatagaatccgtctagggatcgaatcttcgaatcttccgaatctcgattctgccaacactagtcacTGAAGCAGTGCCGTCAACCGTTGTTTGTTGACGTGTTGATTTGCAAGTGGTTCgcgaaaaatacaaatttccACATTCGTCCGGAAACTTGCAAGACGTGAGGAACTGCACGTCTGCGGTGACACAGAATGCGGAAAGCGTTATGAACACGCCAGTGTTAATTATTTTGCAATCTTCTCGCGGAGTTGCAACATCCGCCCGCACAAGTATCGTCAGAAGTGTTTGGTCTTCGTAGTGTTATACGGAAGTGCAGATAGAACGTGCCGAACAACATCGGAACCAAATTACCACGAGCAGTGTTTTAATCCAGTTTGTTTACTACGTcccagaaacaaaacaaacttttcaacTTCAGTGATAACTTTAAAGTTCGTACCGCTTTCAGCGGGGTCGGAAAAGATACCGTAAACATCGTGCCGCAAAGTCGGTGCCCGGGTAActgttaaaacaacaaaacccagcacaaaagcaaacaacagaCGTAACAAGTAGCCGAGCTTTTCAGTGTCAATGGCACCGTGGCGGAGGCTTCTCGTCGGCCAGCTGGCCCGGTGGGAGTTCCAGTGGGTTGTGATTAGTTTCTTAGTGTTGCTTAGCTTAGCAAATCGTTCCAGTGGTTACTTTTACAGCGGTGGCGACGAGGAATCGAATAACGATCGATTCTGTTTTTGCCAGGTATGCAAAGAGGCCCCTTAATTATACGCCTCCTCCGTAAAGTGTGGTGAATAACTGTGTCATTCTATTTGGTTTGGAAACCGGATTCCGTTTCAGCTCCAGGGTACGATCGATGATTGCAGCTGTAACGTGGATACGGTCGATTACTACAACAATGTAAAGATCTATCCACGCTTGAAGAGCCTGCTGGTGAAGGACTTCTTTCGCTACTACAAGGTGCACCTGAATAAAGACTGCCCGTTCTGGGTGGACGACAGTAAATGCGCTATGCGATTTTGCCATGTGGAGCACTGCGAGGAGAAAGACATTCCGCCTGGCTTGAAGGGCGACACGGGATCTTATCATAAGGTAAAGGAAAGGGCGTTGTTTGAGGGGGGTTGTCGGGTTTTGTCCACGTTGTTTCGGCAGCAACAGCACATGTTTGCACATGTTGTATCGAATTGACCACgtcaactgttttttttttccaacacttgTCGATACGAAAAAGAGTTAGAACCATTGATAACCGTCccttttctttattgtttttgtattGATTACGCGTTTATATGCATTTAATCAAATTACTTACACCTGGTCTAATAACATAACCCCATCCGGTTGGTGAAACAGGTTCGAATAACTTTCTCTTACcatgtaatatttttcttcttcgtctaGTACATTAAAGAGGTTCAAACTCTGACGAACTGCAACGAAGATCTCGACGTGGAACTAGGCTACCTCAACACAAGCATCAGTGACAAAGCGCACAAAGAATTTCAACGGTGGGCGGATTATGACGAAGCGCAAGACAATTTCTGCATCCTGGACGATCACGAACCGGGCGCGGAGTATGTAGATCTGCTGCTGAACCCGGAACGGTACACTGGCTACCGTGGCGAGTCGGCGCGGCGTATTTGGAGCAGTATTTATTTGGAGAATTGTTTTCAGTAAGCATCAAACAACATGATAACCCCCTGCCAACGATGTTTGTAATCATATACACCCCCTTTTTTGCGTTCCCCCAGAGCACATTcgataaagaagaaaaatgcctTCTCGGCAATGATCCCCTACCAGGACATGGCGCACAACGAGGTTTGCCTCGAACACCGCGTGTTTTACCGAATGATTTCCGGCCTTCACTCGAGCATCAATATTCACCTGTGTGCCAACTATCTGCTATCGGAGAAGAGCTCGCTCGGGTTCGTTGCTCCCAGTGGCGTGTGGGGTCCGAACATGGAAGAGTTCGAGCGCCGCTTCAGTCCCCACATGACCGACAACGAGGGTTCGCACTGGCTGCGAAATCTGTACTTTGCCTACCTGGTGGAGATGCGTGCCCTGGCAAAGGCGGCGCCGTATCTTCGAAATGAAGAATATTTCACCGGCCTCGAGAAGGACGATCGGGAGGTCAAGACGGCCGTAAAGGATTTGCTCACCGTCATCGAAGGATTCCCGTCGCACTTCAACGAAACGGCCATGTTCAGCGGAGGCACCTCGGCGATCAAGCTGAAGCACGAGTTTCGTGAGAAGTTTATGAATATCTCCAAGATCATGGACTGCGTGGGGTGCGACAAGTGTCGGCTCTGGGGAAAGTTGCAAGTGCAAGGGATGGGCACGGCACTGAAAATCTTGTTCTCCGGAAAATTCGACGACAAAGTAGACAGTAGTGGGCTGGGGACGAAGCTTAAACCACAATCGCCTCCGCTTCGATTGAAGCGCGGGGAAATAGTAGCTTTGTTCAACGCATTTGGAAGGTAAGTTTCCGGTTGCTATCATTTAGTTCAGAGATTGAGTACACCAGCGTGTTTCGGTTTTGATTCTGTTGCAGGCTTTCGACCAGCATCCACGAGTTGGAGGAATTTCGACAACGGATGCGATGAGTAGTTGGGAAGCGATGAAAAGACTACAAACCAATACCGGTGCAACGACTTTGTGATGAAACTTGACTTGTAATCCCAAGCAATCCCAACGCTACACAGTGATTACCGGTGGCTCGTTTAAGATAAGACTTTGGGAATCGTGTTTGTTATAGTTAGCAGAATCTATCGGTTGtatgattttcttaaattttttttttaccatttgatatctgttttgtttttcctctcgttTCGACGTAGTCATAGTTCATGTATTCGACCTGCTAGCCCGAGTACGGTATGTGTACTGATCTTGAAGATCACCATatgttatttacaaaaaaaaaacatacggtATACTACCGTCAGAAGATAACGAAAGATACTGTACAGCTGTTCTAGGCATATACACGCACCGCGGGTTGGTGCCAACGCCCGGTACGGGGAGGGCCGTACTTTTCCTACTAACTTATACCACTAGTTGATGTTGCCCATGTGCATATATGGATGTAAATTATCGATATACAATCATATTTATgagttttgtaaataaatgtaatggCGAGCCGTTGTTGAGGCTGATAACAATCAAAGTagaatgttttatatttactAATAGGTGAACTGTTTTCAATTGTCGTTTGTTAATTTCCTATATcacttcaaagcaccttcaaatgaCCAGTAAGCTTCACTGGTTTGTTTAataacaccaacaacaaccccACCATCGATCAAGTCTTAGCTGCGTTGCTTGGTAACGGTCTCCTTGAGAGTTAGGTTGTTGATCGTCGCTAAGGTGACCAAACAGGCTGGTTCAGGTTGTTCGACTGACATTACTCGCCAAAGCAGCAGTTTCATTGCAGTGACTGAGCAAGTGCAATCGAAAAGATTTGTTAAAATGGTTCTCCTTCATGTGAAACGTGGCGAAGAAAGCCAATTTTTGTACGGAACGACTACCGCTGTTCGCGTAAAGCAGTTAGCTTACGAGTTGATCACTATCTACAACGGCCGTTTGAAAGTGAGTCGTGTTT
This window harbors:
- the LOC131286641 gene encoding ero1-like protein; the protein is MAPWRRLLVGQLARWEFQWVVISFLVLLSLANRSSGYFYSGGDEESNNDRFCFCQLQGTIDDCSCNVDTVDYYNNVKIYPRLKSLLVKDFFRYYKVHLNKDCPFWVDDSKCAMRFCHVEHCEEKDIPPGLKGDTGSYHKYIKEVQTLTNCNEDLDVELGYLNTSISDKAHKEFQRWADYDEAQDNFCILDDHEPGAEYVDLLLNPERYTGYRGESARRIWSSIYLENCFQAHSIKKKNAFSAMIPYQDMAHNEVCLEHRVFYRMISGLHSSINIHLCANYLLSEKSSLGFVAPSGVWGPNMEEFERRFSPHMTDNEGSHWLRNLYFAYLVEMRALAKAAPYLRNEEYFTGLEKDDREVKTAVKDLLTVIEGFPSHFNETAMFSGGTSAIKLKHEFREKFMNISKIMDCVGCDKCRLWGKLQVQGMGTALKILFSGKFDDKVDSSGLGTKLKPQSPPLRLKRGEIVALFNAFGRLSTSIHELEEFRQRMR